Proteins encoded by one window of Prevotella nigrescens:
- a CDS encoding DNA-binding domain-containing protein, translating into MSVNYKLLKNYSTSAKNAEYRAVIIENQKIGLRRIADDIEGTMSLTSADIVGAVAGLRNEIVHHLQSGNSVHLPGIGHFSLAVKGDVYEDPRTHHHRLRNAKVRTVKFRPDKEMMEALRYIEFVNTTYKHGTSEVPTKEEIDEAVETLLAEKPFFTVEDLRHQLNLSHTYAYRVTAQLAKAGKLRNIGTGRTKLYARGEKRGESNIE; encoded by the coding sequence ATGAGTGTAAATTACAAGCTGTTGAAGAACTATAGTACATCGGCAAAAAACGCCGAATATAGGGCAGTTATTATTGAGAACCAGAAGATAGGACTAAGGCGCATTGCCGATGATATAGAGGGAACTATGTCGCTTACAAGTGCCGATATAGTGGGGGCGGTGGCTGGTTTGCGCAATGAGATAGTCCACCATCTACAGTCTGGCAACAGTGTACACCTGCCGGGGATTGGCCATTTCTCGCTCGCGGTAAAGGGCGACGTGTACGAAGACCCGCGCACACATCACCACAGGCTGCGCAATGCCAAAGTTCGCACGGTGAAGTTTCGTCCCGATAAGGAAATGATGGAGGCACTCAGGTACATCGAGTTCGTAAACACGACCTACAAACACGGCACATCGGAAGTACCCACGAAAGAAGAAATAGACGAAGCAGTTGAGACCTTGCTTGCCGAAAAGCCTTTCTTTACGGTAGAAGATTTGCGTCATCAGCTAAATCTATCCCATACATACGCCTATCGTGTTACGGCACAATTGGCAAAGGCAGGCAAGCTTCGCAACATTGGCACAGGGCGCACCAAGTTGTATGCACGAGGTGAAAAGAGGGGGGAGAGTAATATAGAATAA
- a CDS encoding malate dehydrogenase produces MSFLTNEKLVIVGAGGMIGSNMAQTALTLRLTPNVCLYDIFEPGLHGVADEIAHCAFPGANVTWTTDPREAFTGAKYIISSGGAPRKEGMTREDLLKGNCKIAAEFGDYIKQYCPDVEHVVVIFNPADVTALTALIHSGLKPNQLTSLAALDSTRLQQALALEFGVRQDKVTGAHTYGGHGEQMAVFASQVKIDGKPLSEMNLSKERWEEIKHDTVQGGSRIIKLRGRSSFQSPAYNAVKMIEAAMGGEKFTLPAGCYVNDDRLGFKNVMMAMPTTIDKTGVHYELPTGTEEEMAALKASYEHLCKMRDEIVSLGIIPAVAEWKKDNANL; encoded by the coding sequence ATGTCATTTTTAACAAACGAGAAACTTGTTATCGTCGGTGCCGGCGGTATGATTGGGTCTAACATGGCGCAAACAGCTTTAACATTAAGACTTACTCCTAACGTTTGTCTTTACGATATTTTTGAGCCTGGTTTGCATGGTGTTGCTGATGAAATTGCACATTGTGCTTTCCCCGGAGCAAATGTAACCTGGACCACTGACCCTCGTGAAGCTTTTACAGGAGCTAAGTATATTATTTCTTCTGGTGGTGCACCACGTAAAGAAGGAATGACCCGCGAAGATTTATTGAAAGGGAACTGTAAAATCGCAGCAGAGTTTGGCGATTACATTAAACAGTATTGCCCAGATGTAGAGCACGTTGTTGTTATCTTCAATCCGGCAGATGTTACGGCGCTTACAGCACTAATTCACTCTGGATTAAAACCAAACCAACTGACATCTTTGGCTGCCCTCGACTCAACTCGTTTGCAACAAGCCTTGGCTTTGGAGTTTGGTGTACGACAAGATAAGGTTACCGGTGCACATACATACGGTGGACATGGCGAACAAATGGCTGTTTTTGCTTCTCAAGTAAAGATTGACGGCAAACCATTGTCGGAAATGAATCTTAGCAAAGAACGCTGGGAAGAAATTAAGCACGACACTGTCCAAGGTGGCTCACGTATCATAAAACTTCGTGGCCGCAGCTCTTTCCAAAGCCCGGCATATAACGCAGTTAAAATGATTGAGGCTGCAATGGGTGGCGAAAAGTTCACGCTTCCTGCCGGTTGCTATGTAAACGACGACCGTCTCGGCTTCAAGAACGTAATGATGGCTATGCCAACTACAATCGACAAGACTGGCGTTCATTACGAATTGCCGACCGGAACCGAAGAAGAAATGGCTGCCTTGAAGGCTTCTTACGAACATCTTTGCAAGATGCGCGATGAGATTGTAAGTCTTGGCATTATTCCTGCAGTCGCAGAATGGAAGAAAGATAATGCAAATCTCTAA
- a CDS encoding YiiX/YebB-like N1pC/P60 family cysteine hydrolase: protein MKCGLFAVLSATVLLFMSCHRQQRTNNLAAYIDTLSLRKGDLIFREGRSAESAMVMALDRHNYSHVGLLFNTKNGWKVVHAVPGESDNNTDTVKSEPISAYLQSDRCAKAKIVRVPCKAYIAQKAVQYALHKIGFPFDDNFDMADTTKFYCTELVWRAYLSAGIDISKGRRHNINVLGLRKTSLLPSDITMGNTIKSINLE, encoded by the coding sequence ATGAAGTGTGGGCTGTTTGCAGTCTTGTCTGCCACAGTTTTGCTATTCATGTCTTGTCATAGGCAGCAAAGAACGAATAATCTTGCTGCCTATATTGATACGTTGTCGTTGCGTAAGGGAGACCTTATTTTTCGAGAAGGAAGAAGTGCCGAAAGTGCAATGGTCATGGCATTAGACCGCCATAACTACTCGCATGTAGGTTTACTTTTTAATACAAAGAATGGTTGGAAAGTTGTACATGCAGTTCCTGGGGAGTCTGATAATAATACAGATACTGTGAAATCTGAGCCTATCAGTGCATATCTTCAAAGCGATAGATGCGCAAAAGCGAAGATAGTGCGTGTGCCTTGCAAGGCTTATATTGCACAAAAAGCAGTGCAATATGCGTTACACAAAATAGGTTTTCCTTTCGACGATAATTTCGATATGGCAGATACAACCAAGTTTTATTGCACCGAATTGGTATGGCGGGCTTATCTTTCTGCTGGAATAGACATATCGAAAGGAAGACGTCATAATATAAATGTGTTAGGACTCCGTAAAACCAGCCTCTTACCTTCGGATATTACGATGGGAAATACAATAAAAAGCATCAACCTGGAGTAG
- a CDS encoding zinc-ribbon domain-containing protein translates to MGYCKRCGTLIDESSEFCPQCGAPQQEDGQAAQTNQSSQNVQHNHECCCTEQSGKEKLLNIPKKAWRIIIPVAVLLLLCFTNPSKTKHVEAIHTELMKVLEQQGGSEATVYASLGAGFIDKVLVSKLDVSNYFIFSIGSLQDGTKSKMVSFGILGHVFTSGLDKEALGDMKKTNKTLGL, encoded by the coding sequence ATGGGATACTGTAAAAGATGTGGTACTCTAATCGACGAAAGTTCTGAATTTTGCCCTCAATGTGGTGCACCACAACAAGAAGATGGTCAAGCGGCTCAAACAAATCAAAGCAGCCAGAACGTCCAACATAATCATGAATGTTGTTGTACGGAACAATCAGGTAAAGAAAAGTTACTCAACATTCCTAAAAAGGCTTGGCGCATTATTATTCCCGTCGCAGTCCTTCTGTTGCTATGTTTCACGAACCCCAGCAAGACTAAACATGTTGAGGCTATTCACACAGAATTAATGAAAGTCTTGGAACAACAAGGTGGCAGCGAAGCTACAGTATATGCGTCTTTAGGTGCAGGTTTCATAGACAAGGTGCTCGTTTCTAAGTTAGATGTAAGCAATTATTTTATTTTCAGCATAGGTTCTCTGCAAGATGGGACGAAAAGCAAGATGGTATCGTTCGGTATTTTAGGACACGTCTTTACATCTGGGCTCGATAAGGAAGCACTTGGTGATATGAAGAAGACCAACAAGACACTTGGTCTTTAA